Proteins from one Panicum virgatum strain AP13 chromosome 7K, P.virgatum_v5, whole genome shotgun sequence genomic window:
- the LOC120639480 gene encoding uncharacterized protein LOC120639480: MGFLICACLLHLLLSTADSGVAAQSQLLSPARILDATLQDYAFRAFERPRTGIVYNATLPANLTGIALSAVRLRSGSLRRKGFADYFQFDVPTGVVVQPHVERVVLVYRNLGSSSDHYYPLSGYPYLAPVLGLPAYDAANLSAVGLQELNIVASGSPISVTFSNVRAVPSGSAPPRCVVFDLNGVPLLRDVEATNVCSTYRQGHISIVVNSSEIAPAPAPPGSISPPIPPPGGTRIRCSTARAKGNSKAWKIAVSVVGAAIALGLLAVLLLCLVRYKRDKKLEVMERNAEVGETLRMAQVGRTQAPVALGTRTQPVIENDYAA, encoded by the exons ATGGGCTTCTTGATCTGCGcctgcctcctccacctcctgctCTCGACCGCCGATTccggggtggcggcgcagtCGCAGCTGCTGTCGCCGGCCAGGATCCTCGACGCGACGCTGCAGGACTACGCGTTCCGGGCCTTCGAGCGCCCGCGCACCGGCATTGTCTACAACGCCACCCTCCCCGCCAACCTCACCGGCATTGCGCTCTCCGCGGTCCGCCTGCGCAGCGGCAGCCTCCGGCGGAAGGGCTTCGCCGACTACTTCCAGTTCGACGTCCCCACCGGCGTCGTCGTGCAGCCGCACGTCGAGCGGGTGGTGCTCGTCTACCGCAACCTCGGCAGCTCGTCGGACCACTACTACCCGCTCTCCGGGTACCCCTACCTCGCGCCGGTGCTGGGGCTGCCGGCCTACGACGCGGCCAACCTCTCGGCTGTGGGTCTACAGGAGCTCAACATTGTCGCGTCAGGGAGTCCGATTTCCGTAACCTTCAGCAATGTCAGGGCGGTGCCATCAGgcagtgcgccgccgcggtgcgtGGTGTTCGATTTAAATGGTGTGCCGCTGCTCCGGGACGTGGAGGCAACTAATGTGTGCTCGACGTATCGCCAGGGGCACATCTCAATAGTGGTGAACTCCAGTGAGATTGCTCCAGCTCCTGCTCCACCTGGCTCAATCTCCCCACCGATACCGCCTCCGGGAGGGACACGGATCCGGTGCAGTACTGCACGTGCA AAGGGAAACTCAAAGGCGTGGAAGATTGCCGTCAGCGTCGTTGGGGCTGCCATAGCATTGGGGCTATTGGCTGTGCTTCTGCTGTGTTTGGTCAGGTACAAAAGGGATAAGAAGTTGGAGGTGATGGAGCGGAATGCTGAGGTTGGGGAGACGTTACGGATGGCGCAGGTTGGGCGGACGCAGGCACCTGTGGCCTTGGGGACACGGACACAACCGGTGATTGAAAACGATTATGCTGCATAG
- the LOC120642954 gene encoding leucine-rich repeat extensin-like protein 5, whose protein sequence is MAMFGMMQQQISKLYSHTGIAPQQPGLQGGAAPLAVTPAPAPIPTQAASSATPETIFSMSDLLGSAGRPIYSPMPATTLFHDTPTVVQSVALPSAPQAAPSGGGAEVSLLPQSMQPAASAVTTSEADTTSADPTVTSTDPLPGSASTRASTTASTTATPPVSSDPPLPSVTKGSPSNDDDDDDNPDQFVAVPRQQGP, encoded by the coding sequence ATGGCTATGTTCGGGATGATGCAGCAGCAGATCTCaaagctttactctcacaccggcaTAGCTCCCCAGCAGCCAGGACTTCAGGGAGGAGCCGCACCACTTGCagttacaccagctccagctccaatcCCGACTCAGGCTGCCTCTTCAGCGACGCcagagaccatcttctcgatgtCTGATCTACTTGGGTCTGCTGGTCGTCCGATCTACTCACCGATGCCTGCGACGACTCTGTTCCACGACACTCCGACAGTTGTACAGTCAGTCGCACTCCCCAGCGCACcacaggcagcaccttcagggggaggagcagaggTGTCCTTACTTCCTCAGTCCATGCAGCCGGCAGCATCAGCGGTGACTACTTCAGAGGCAGACACCACCTCAGCTGACCCGACGGTGACTTCGACGGACCCTCTGCCCGGTAGTGCCAGCACTCGAGCTTCTACCACAGCTTCTACCACCGCGACACCACCAGTCAGCTCGGATCCTCCACTCCCGTCAGTTACAAAGGGCTCACCATCaaacgatgatgatgatgatgacaaccCGGACCAGTTTGTGGCCGTGCCTCGTCAGCAGGGCCCCTAG